One genomic segment of Hevea brasiliensis isolate MT/VB/25A 57/8 chromosome 3, ASM3005281v1, whole genome shotgun sequence includes these proteins:
- the LOC110650362 gene encoding ankyrin repeat-containing protein At5g02620, with protein MDSPVRQKSFRQMKMTKQMTGKRDDSPFHAAARTGDLELVLEMVSETGEAELKEQLSKQNQSGETALYVAAECGHVELVKEMIKYYDTGAAGIKARNGYDAFHIAAKQGHLEILIVLMEANPELAMTFDSSNTTALHTAASQGYVEVVNFLLERGSSNLVTIAKSNSKTALHSAARNGHLEIVKALLSKEPGITTRVDKKGQTALHMAVKGQNVELVAELMMSDASLINMVDSKGNTALHIAARKGRDQIVTKLLDHGGLDKIAINKSGETAFDTAEKTGHSEIASFLEEHGVRSAKSIKPSTTNTARELKQTVSDIKHEVHNQLQTTRLTRKRVQGIAKRLNKMHTEGLNNAINSTTVVAVLIATVAFAAIFQVPGQFADDPNNLAPGQSAGQANAASKPEFMIFIIFDSIALFISLAVVVVQTSVVVIERKAKKQMMSVINKLMWLACVLISVAFLALAYVVVGDKERWLALWTTGIGTVIMVTTIGTMCYWVIIQRIESSKLRSIRRSSISRSLSGSMSIMAESEILENEYKKLYAI; from the exons ATGGACAGTCCGGTGAGGCAGAAAAGCTTCCGCCAGATGAAGATGACGAAGCAGATGACGGGGAAAAGGGACGACTCGCCGTTTCATGCGGCGGCCAGGACGGGTGATTTAGAACTGGTTTTGGAGATGGTATCTGAAACTGGGgaagcagaattgaaggagcaaTTGTCGAAGCAGAACCAATCAGGAGAAACTGCGCTGTATGTGGCTGCAGAGTGTGGCCATGTCGAATTGGTGAAGGAGATGATCAAGTACTATGATACTGGTGCAGCTGGTATCAAAGCAAGAAACGGCTATGACGCCTTTCACATTGCTGCTAAGCAAGGTCACTTGG AGATTTTAATAGTTCTCATGGAGGCTAATCCTGAACTTGCAATGACTTTCGATTCATCGAATACTACTGCGTTGCACACTGCTGCATCACAGGGATATGTTGAAGTGGTGAATTTCCTATTGGAGAGAGGTAGCAGCAACCTGGTTACCATAGCAAAAAGCAATTCTAAAACTGCCTTGCATTCTGCtgcaagaaatggtcatttggagATCGTCAAGGCCCTTTTGAGTAAAGAACCTGGGATTACAACAAGGGTCGATAAGAAGGGCCAAACAGCTCTCCATATGGCTGTTAAAGGACAAAATGTTGAGCTGGTAGCTGAACTTATGATGTCAGATGCTTCCTTGATAAACATGGTTGATTCTAAAGGCAACACCGCGTTGCATATTGCAGCCCGTAAGGGTAGAGATCAG ATTGTAACGAAGCTACTTGATCACGGTGGACTTGACAAAATAGCTATTAACAAATCTGGTGAAACCGCCTTTGACACCGCTGAGAAAACTGGACACTCTGAAATTGCTTCCTTCTTAGAAGAGCATGGCGTCCGATCTGCCAAATCCATAAAGCCTAGCACCACAAACACAGCCCGTGAACTAAAGCAAACTGTGAGTGATATAAAACACGAAGTTCACAACCAGCTTCAGACCACACGCCTCACAAGAAAACGTGTTCAAGGTATAGCCAAGAGGCTGAATAAAATGCACACAGAAGGGCTCAACAATGCAATCAACTCAACCACTGTTGTTGCTGTTCTAATTGCCACTGTTGCATTTGCTGCCATCTTCCAAGTCCCTGGCCAATTCGCTGATGATCCAAATAATCTAGCCCCTGGACAATCTGCTGGACAAGCAAATGCTGCTTCAAAACCTGAGTTCATGATCTTCATCATATTTGACTCAATTGCTCTTTTCATATCATTGGCTGTTGTGGTTGTTCAAACTTCTGTTGTGGTTATAGAGAGAAAGGCAAAGAAACAAATGATGTCAGTGATTAACAAGCTAATGTGGTTGGCTTGTGTGCTGATTTCAGTTGCATTTCTTGCACTGGCATATGTTGTTGTGGGAGACAAGGAAAGATGGTTGGCACTTTGGACAACAGGTATAGGGACAGTAATCATGGTAACAACTATTGGAACAATGTGTTACTGGGTAATCATTCAGAGAATTGAGTCTTCCAAATTGCGTAGCATTAGGAGGTCATCGATCAGTAGGTCTCTATCAGGATCGATGTCAATCATGGCAGAATCAGAAATTTTGGAGAACGAGTATAAGAAGCTCTACGCAATTTGA